CTCAAAAACACAAAATTCTGAATCCACCTTGATAGAGAAGACACATTCACTCAATCGAATGCGCAGTCCCTTGACTCGCGTCTATCAATAGCTTTCTTTTTGGTTGGGTGCCTTGGGTGTTTACTACCAAACTGCCCTCGCCATGCAAGTTATGTCGGGCACTGTCTAGAAAGGCCCGTACAACAATCTGTCCATCAAAGGCTTTATCTGAAACACGAGGAGGTCGAATTCGAGCTGGTACCCTTACAAAACCAGAACTATCCAAAGTGGTCCTGCTGGGAAGCCGCAAATTGTAGAAATCACTTTCAAGGTAGACTTTCCCTGCGGATCTTACGACTTTGCTACTTTTCAGATCAGCCAGTTGTAGAGTTAGCGTCATCTTTTGAGTAGTGAATTTGCTTAAATCCACAATTTCTGGTGTCAAGTTCATGAAGAGCTGAGTTTTCATGTCCTCAAGTTTGGTAGAAAGTTCATCGAGGTATTTGACTTCACTGAGTCTTTGACCGGGAAGCAACTCCATAGAAGAAACACCATTGTTTACGAGTAGTTTGCCTTCTGTCATTGAGATAGTAGTACCGGACCCGGGCTTCTCTTCCATTCTGAATACAGTGCCGTCAACCTTAATTTTTGCCTGGGGTGTCTGAATCGAAGCGATCTGTTGCCCTGGCAAGAAATTCGCTCGAAGACTCCCCGTATGAAGCTGGATTTCTATCTCGAAAGCACGATTTACTATGTTTGCTTCTAACGCCTTTTGAATACTGAGCCTAGTCTCTTCAAAAAGGCGAATTTTTGATCCGTTGCGAAAAAGAATCGTGACTCTCCCATCTTTGCCTGTCTCTAGGATATCTCCTTCCCCCAAAAAACTTCCGGATCGTGCAACCAACTTCCTGCCTGTTTGCTGGAGGGTCATTTGGACCAAACCATCCAACTCATGAATGGATGCCACGGGCACGCCTACTTGGGCTTTTAGAGGACTATTGAAAATAAAAATCAGGAGTCCAATAAACAGAGAAAAGCGATATTTAGTTAAACTTGGATTGTTCATAGATCAATGAATTGAATGGAGTTTTATCTTGCTGTTGAGGATGCAAGGTAAACACCTTCTCGATCAGAGAAGATCCCGTAGACGATACCAAGTTGTTCCCAGAAGCAGTGCGGGCATTCTAAACAACGGCCCACCAGGAAATGGCAGATGCGGTATTTGTGACATTACATCAAATCTCTCGGCAGTTCCGCTGATGACTTCGGCCATTAATTTTCCAGCTAATCCTGTTAGTGCTACTCCATGGCCCGAAAATCCATGGGCTAAAAACACATTTGGAGCCAACCTGCCAAAATTTGGCATTCGATTCATTGTGATTCCTACCAGCCCCCCCCAACCATATTCCAATTCAACATCAACTAAGGAAGGGAAGACTTTCAGCATTCTCTTTCTAAGATAGCTCCTGACGTTCACAGGAGGGATCATCGAATAGCTAACTCCCCCACCAAATAATAATCGCTGATCTGCAGACAGTCTGAAGTAGTCGAGAACAAAATTAATATCAGCAACCGCACTATTCTCTGGTAGCAGTTGCCTTGCTCTAGTTGATCCGAGTGGTTCAGTTGCTATCATATAGGTGCCAACTGGCATCAACCGCTGACTTAGTTTCTTACCCAATGATCCAAGGTAAGCATTCCCAGCCAAAACCAAGTAATTGGCTCTTACAGAAGCGTTTGGTAACGAGAGCGAAACTTCATCTTTTCCAGACCAATTTTGTACAGGTGATTCCTCGAAAAGATCGACTCCTATTTCCTGGGCGGCCTTCGCCAAACCCAGAGTGTATTTCAGTGGATGAAGGTGGCCACTTTGCTGGTCTTTCACTCCCGCAAGATATCTTGGTGAAGCAACCTGGTCCATCAAAGAATTGCCTTCCAACCACTCCAAATCGTAGTTGTAATGGTGCTTCAATTCATCTCTAAACTCGGCAAGTCCGGGGACTTGCCGAGTTTTGACAGCCGTGTGAACATGCCCCCACTGCCAATCGCAATCAATCTGGTGTTTTTCCACCAATTGATGGGTCAACCGAATCGCTTCCAGTGACAAATCCCAGAGCTTTTTTGCTTCAGACTCTCCAACCAATTTTCGCACTTTGGGCATCTCTGTACCGAAACCAAAGATGAATTGACCACCATTTCTACCGGATGCTCCGTGACCAATCTTCTGTGCTTCAAGTACGCAAACTTGAAAACCTCTCTCGGCAAGATGGATCGCAGAGGAAAGGCCCGTCACTCCTCCTCCGACAACACAGACATCATACCTGTACTCACCTTCCAATTTAGTAGTTGGAATCTCAGAACAGGCGCTAGCTTGGTAGTAATTTTCTTCCGTCATATTTCTGAGGAGAATCAGGTCAAGGGTGGCAGTTTTTCATGGAGCAAACTCAAAAGATTTTGAAAATCTTTTGGTTCTGCCACAGAAAATTCCATTATTTCTTGGGAGATTGGATGTTCAAAGCTCAACTCTGCAGCATGAAGTGCTTGCCGAGGAAAGGACTGCAAGGCCAAAATAACGCCATCAGGCATATGCTTTGTCTTTCCTAATTGCCCATAAACGGGATCACCAACTAGAGGATATCCTTGCGAACTGAAATGCACCCGTATTTGATGGGTTCGACCAGTCTCCAATTCACAAGAGATGTGGGTCAGACCATCCCATTTGGCTAACTGCATCCAATAAGTTGTAGCAGCCCGACCATTTTCTACGATCGCCATCATTTTTCGATCTCGGGGGTGCCTCCCGACTGGAGCTTCAATCGTCCCTTGAAGAGTAACAAGATTGCCCCAAACCAGTGCGCTGTAAAGACGGTGGATTGAATGTTTTCTGAATTGACGAGCTAGCCTCTGGTGGGCTTGATCATGTTTGGCAACTACCAGAATACCTGAGGTGTCCTTATCCAACCTGTGAACAATTCCAGGCCGCTGGACTCCCCCTATTCCGGATAGGTCTTTACAGTGATGTAAAAGTCTTTGAACCAGCGTACCCGTATAATTGCCAGGAGCTGGATGAACAACCAGGCCAGCTGGTTTGTTTAGAACGATCAGGTGCTCATCCTCAAAGAGAATCTCCAGAGGGGCATCTTCGGGCTCAAGTTCGGATGCCACAGGAGAGGGAAGCCAAACTTGCACTCTTTGGCCTTCACGTAGTTTACGTGAACGTGAAGATATCGGTAGATTATCTAGATGAACTCGATTTTGAGTCAATAGCCTCTGAGCTTCAGCCCTTGAGGTCAGTTCTGGCCACTCGGCGAGCCAGCGATCTAGTCGAGTTCCTTGAAATTCTGCAGGAACTTCCTTCTCCAGAAAGTTTCCGAAATCTTCTTTCCCTAGGTCATCTGCAGTAACCAAATCACGATTCCCCAACCGATTCCCAGAATTAGCGCAATGATTGAGCTTTTCCACCTTCGTGGAATTTTCTTTATACATGAAAACATCACAAAATTATTCACCAAGGGGCCCAAATATTTGGCTTTCTGTTAATACTCCATCAAGTCGTCTGTCGTGCGGCTCTTCAGGAATATGCTCCAAAAGTTGCCAATCGAATCCCACTCCAAGAGTTTTCGCCTCATTGAATTGATTCAGAAACCGGTCGTAATATCCTCTACCCTGGCCTAGCCTGGCCCCCTTCCGACTAAAGGCTAATCCAGGCACTAGCACCAGATCGATTTCTGAAAGGTCAGCTACATGGGCAGCACTATCCTGAATTTCTGGGATTCCCCAAGAGTTCTTCTTCAATAATTTGATATCCTCCAACCAGTGATGTGTGAGATGGGAAGGTCCAGCAACTTTCGGTACTTGCACCCGTCGCTTTGTTTTCAGAGCTTCTTGGACCAAGAAAAAAGTATTTGGTTCGGCATTCTGAGGCAAAAAGGTGTGAATCACTTTGGCTTCTTGCCACAACCTAGAATTCAACAAATGCCTAAAAATTCCTCTTGATGTAGCATCAATGGTGTTTAGATCCATCGCTTTGCGGCACTGGCGCATCCGTTTTCTTAGCTCATCTTTCTTGATCAACTCTTAAGTCATCCAAAGCATATTGTAGAATTAATCTGGTGCTGGGCACAATCCATTGGGTTCCAGATTTACCTTTGCGAATCTCTAAGGAACTCACCGCAGGGAGATCAAAGTCCAGACAAGTTGCGATTCGTTGCCCATCATGCCAAAATTCCTTTTCATCCATTGCATTTTGCCCTACTGGAAACAAACGAGTCAGAGGGCTCCAAAAAGCAGAGGCATCCCCAGCCTTTTCCTCCTTGCGCTTGACGATTATTAGCTGAATTTTCTTTACAAATTCATCAGCTTGGTACCATCGATCAAACTCCGCAAAAGTATCACTGCCGATAACCCAAAACCAGTTTTCTGGAATGTATTGCTCACACAGTTGTTGCCACGTTTCATATGAATAACTTAGTCCTGAGCGATTAACTTCAATGTTTAATAAGTGTAGTCGGGGATTTTTTGGCAGGGCAATCTCCAACAGTTGCCATCTGGTTTCTACTGGAATCATATCTTCTCTTGATTTAAACGGAGACTGAGCGACAGGAATTACTAAAATCTCTGGTTCACCCCCAATTTTAAGCAAATTTTTGATCAGCTCGATGTGTCCTTGATGTACTGGATTGAAACTCCCACCAAAAACGAGAATACTTCGTAGCGGTAGTTTTATGTAACAATCTGAATTATTGTCGGAGATTTCCATGAAGCAGGCACTCAAACTGGGTAGTTGGTTCAGTCTTTGGTTCTTTTTTTCTGGTCAACAAAACTTTGAGGTCTCAGATCTTGCTCCAAAAACACAACAAGTTGAGGTACCGCTTGAGTGGATTATTGGTGCAGGAGTATTCATTTTCTTGCTGATCATCATTCTGATCATTCAAATTCAGCTGAAGCGCAAATCCGAGGTGAAAATGCGCCAAAAGTATAACTTTGATCATGCTGAACGGCAGCTGAATTCGATGATCGGGTCCGGCCCTAATGCCTTTGAACTTCGGAAGCTGATAGAGACTGTGCTAGGAACTAAAGACCCAATCGAAATTATGAATTTTAGTAGATCCTTAGCTGCCTTTGATAAGCGCTCTGAAGAGTATCTTGAATTGGAGCACAACTCTGCTGAGGCCCAAAAAGCATTAACCCAAACACGGAAGTTATTGAATCTGAGCCTGAACAACTCTAACATCCCGTTCACAAGTTCAAAATTGCTTCCGATCGGTCAGGCTCTCCAATGTCAGGTGCAACTCGGTGAAAGGAAGCTCAAATTCGACTCCATCGTGCTTGCCCAAAGCGAATCAAAGCTACTGATCAAAACTCCTCAAGTGGGTGAGCGCCCAGTCGAGATCAAGGACGTGGCTGAAATAAGTTGCCAAATTGAACGCCACAAAGACGGAATTTATGAGTTTAGACTTCCGTTCCTAGCCCAAAAGCAAGGCAAACAAAATGTGTTGGTAATGCACCACTCCTCTGACATCAAGCTTATCAGCAAGGCAAACATTGACAAGGATACCCTGGAAGAAGAATGGTACATGGAGTAACATGATTGTTGAGCCTAAATTTGCACTCGAAGTGCATTCATTCAAACCGTTTCTAACTGATTTACATAATGAATCTACTAAACTTTACTGAATAAGAACATGAAACGACTCTCCCACATCTGGGTCCTCAGCCAAAAAAGAATACTTTTACTGATCTCACCATTGTTATGGTTCTGGCTGTGTGGTCAAAAGTCAGCATCCGGAAATTTCCAACTAACAGACTTGCAAGCGAACTATGACACACCTGCGGTCATCCCAACTAGCTTTTATGTCGGGGTTGGCTTTGCGATCTCTGCTGCAGTTGGTGGCTTCTTTGGGCTGCGCTTCTATCGTGCCAAGATGGAGGAACTAGAACAAATTCGGATCAAACGTGAACAGACGGACATGACTCTGCATACTCTCTACGAAAGTCTGAAGATGTCAGAGGATGAAGTAGAGTTGGTCCATCGGCTTGGGAATAAACGTGAGGCAGAAGAGATCCTCTCGATGATGCGCAGCAACAAACTTTTTGAGGAAGCTGTGGATGAACTGATCGAGAAGGGAAGCTTAGATGCAGAATTAATGGCTGCAATTCACGCTATGCGGACCAAGTTGCAATTCAATCTCACCAATAAAGATTGTGAAGTCATCAATACGAAGATGCTACTTCCCAACATGCGGGTGGAATGCTCAGTAACAGCTAAGGGCAGACAATTAGCTTTCATTTCCTTAATCAAAGAAGTTAGTGAACGTGGTGTTCGTATTGACCCTCCCATGATCAAGCGGCGGCCCGCAAATCTTTTGCAGTTTAAGGTCATCAAATGTCGTGTCCGGCGCCAGGGGGACGCTGATTATGAGTTCGCATTGAGAGTTGAAGAACAAAAAACAGAGACTCCGGGAATTGTCTGGTTGGGTCATAGTAGCGACATTCGGAAAATGGCGATACGTGAATCTGAGCGACTCGAACTCAATCAAGACACTCTTTTCAGAAGAGTGGAAGCTAGCGAATACGAACCAGAGATGCGCTCTGCACATGGATCTGCCAATGATTATAAGATCAAAGGCAAGATTATTGACATGAGCGCGGGAGGTATGAAACTATCGATTACACAGAAACTTGAAGATCCCTTGAAAAATGGAGAGATTCTTCTATTTCACCTCTCAGGCGCAAGCTTACTGGAAAATATGGCGGCAACTGTTCTGGCCACAATTCCAAGCGGTAAACAATTAAATGTCCACCTGCAATTTCGCGACAGCAACGCCCTGATGCGGATCAAACTTTTTCAATTCCTACATCGTTACAAGCAACAACAGGTGGCTGCCTAGAAAAGGATGGTGGAAGATCAATACCGAGACCTATTACGAAGGGTTCAACAAAAAGCTGAAAGTTATAGGGAACAGCAACAGCAGGCGGCTGAATTTCAAACTGAATTAGAGGCTGTTAAGGAAGTATATGGTCTGACAGATCAAGAATTGTCAGACATCCTAAAGGAAGTTGAATCTGAGGTTGAAGCAGAAAATAAATCAGCCTCCAAGCAACCACCTCTTCCCGATCGAAATCCACTTGCTCTCAATGTTGCTACACTTTGCCTATTGCTGGTGGGAATGATGCTCCTTTTTGTACAGCCGTTGATTGGTATTGTTTTTCTCGGAGGCGTCTTGGCTCTCCGTTGGATTAATTAAGTTAGATTGTATCCAGCATTACTGGAACTTGCCTAAGTTTGATTTGGAAAATCATCTCCTCGAATAGGAATTTCGAACACCCCTCTATATTGATTGTGATCAGAATTCGAATAAGGATATTTAGCGTCAATCCCTCGAATTGACTAATGTCCTAATAACCTCAGCGGTCTGTTCTGGCTGTTCCAGAGGAAACATGTGTCCTCCAATAAAAGCCGTTTGCTGAAAACCAGGTAGAGTCCTACGAAGTTCCTTGCGTTCGGATTGTTGAAGTACACCTTTATCACTCGCGAATACCAAATGGCCTTTTAGCCCTTTCCAGGACTTTGAAAAGTGTAATGGGATAGTTTGGAAAAGATGATATTCCAACTCTTTGGGAATACGTAGCCTTACACAGTCTGCTTGCTCAATGAAGCCATTTGAAACATAGTCAATCAATACCTGATCTGAAAACTTGTGAAAAAAACTGCGTTTTCGCAATTGATCAAAAGCTTCTTGATGAGAAGAAAAAGCTTCGCGGCGTCTAAGAGCAGTACGAGCTGGTGTAACCCAATCCATTTTCCCGAATTTCTTCAATAACCACAAAGAAGCACGCTTGCTAAATGCAAAGAGGGGTGGATCTAGTAAAATTATGTTTGTAAATGCTTCGGGCCTTTGTTCAGCAGCGTAAAGTAGAATTACGGCTCCCAATGAATGTCCTACACCCACACTTGGTTGATGAGAATTCATTTGCGTAAGGACTTGGTCAGCAATTGATTCCCAATCTTGGGGCAACCCTTTCTCAAACTGCCCTAAAGATTCAACAAAATGGACGTCAAAATCCTCAAAATTTTGAAATAATTGCCGATAAGAACTTCCAGGAAATCCATTAGCGTGTAGGAACTCAAGCTTTCGACGTGGCTGATCTGTCATCTGTAATCAACTGGTAAACGATCTATGAAAATTGGAATTCTTCAGTGCGATCACGTAAGATCTGAACTGCAGCCCAAGTTTGGTAATTATCCAGAGATGTTTGCAACCATGATTCATGCTCAAAATCCTCGGCATGAACTCCTGAACTTTGCGGCATGTAACGCTGAATTACCTGATCAGACTGATCTTTGTGAAGCCTATATATTGACTGGAAGTGCATCAAGCGTCTATGAAGATCTACAATGGATTAGGGATCTTGAAACCTTCGTGCGTAGTTTGCATCAACAAAAGGTTCC
This DNA window, taken from SAR324 cluster bacterium, encodes the following:
- a CDS encoding FecR family protein; protein product: MASIHELDGLVQMTLQQTGRKLVARSGSFLGEGDILETGKDGRVTILFRNGSKIRLFEETRLSIQKALEANIVNRAFEIEIQLHTGSLRANFLPGQQIASIQTPQAKIKVDGTVFRMEEKPGSGTTISMTEGKLLVNNGVSSMELLPGQRLSEVKYLDELSTKLEDMKTQLFMNLTPEIVDLSKFTTQKMTLTLQLADLKSSKVVRSAGKVYLESDFYNLRLPSRTTLDSSGFVRVPARIRPPRVSDKAFDGQIVVRAFLDSARHNLHGEGSLVVNTQGTQPKRKLLIDASQGTAHSIE
- a CDS encoding FAD-binding oxidoreductase — encoded protein: MTEENYYQASACSEIPTTKLEGEYRYDVCVVGGGVTGLSSAIHLAERGFQVCVLEAQKIGHGASGRNGGQFIFGFGTEMPKVRKLVGESEAKKLWDLSLEAIRLTHQLVEKHQIDCDWQWGHVHTAVKTRQVPGLAEFRDELKHHYNYDLEWLEGNSLMDQVASPRYLAGVKDQQSGHLHPLKYTLGLAKAAQEIGVDLFEESPVQNWSGKDEVSLSLPNASVRANYLVLAGNAYLGSLGKKLSQRLMPVGTYMIATEPLGSTRARQLLPENSAVADINFVLDYFRLSADQRLLFGGGVSYSMIPPVNVRSYLRKRMLKVFPSLVDVELEYGWGGLVGITMNRMPNFGRLAPNVFLAHGFSGHGVALTGLAGKLMAEVISGTAERFDVMSQIPHLPFPGGPLFRMPALLLGTTWYRLRDLL
- a CDS encoding RluA family pseudouridine synthase translates to MYKENSTKVEKLNHCANSGNRLGNRDLVTADDLGKEDFGNFLEKEVPAEFQGTRLDRWLAEWPELTSRAEAQRLLTQNRVHLDNLPISSRSRKLREGQRVQVWLPSPVASELEPEDAPLEILFEDEHLIVLNKPAGLVVHPAPGNYTGTLVQRLLHHCKDLSGIGGVQRPGIVHRLDKDTSGILVVAKHDQAHQRLARQFRKHSIHRLYSALVWGNLVTLQGTIEAPVGRHPRDRKMMAIVENGRAATTYWMQLAKWDGLTHISCELETGRTHQIRVHFSSQGYPLVGDPVYGQLGKTKHMPDGVILALQSFPRQALHAAELSFEHPISQEIMEFSVAEPKDFQNLLSLLHEKLPPLT
- a CDS encoding 5-formyltetrahydrofolate cyclo-ligase; the protein is MRQCRKAMDLNTIDATSRGIFRHLLNSRLWQEAKVIHTFLPQNAEPNTFFLVQEALKTKRRVQVPKVAGPSHLTHHWLEDIKLLKKNSWGIPEIQDSAAHVADLSEIDLVLVPGLAFSRKGARLGQGRGYYDRFLNQFNEAKTLGVGFDWQLLEHIPEEPHDRRLDGVLTESQIFGPLGE
- the nadD gene encoding nicotinate (nicotinamide) nucleotide adenylyltransferase; this translates as MEISDNNSDCYIKLPLRSILVFGGSFNPVHQGHIELIKNLLKIGGEPEILVIPVAQSPFKSREDMIPVETRWQLLEIALPKNPRLHLLNIEVNRSGLSYSYETWQQLCEQYIPENWFWVIGSDTFAEFDRWYQADEFVKKIQLIIVKRKEEKAGDASAFWSPLTRLFPVGQNAMDEKEFWHDGQRIATCLDFDLPAVSSLEIRKGKSGTQWIVPSTRLILQYALDDLRVDQER
- a CDS encoding PilZ domain-containing protein, which codes for MKRLSHIWVLSQKRILLLISPLLWFWLCGQKSASGNFQLTDLQANYDTPAVIPTSFYVGVGFAISAAVGGFFGLRFYRAKMEELEQIRIKREQTDMTLHTLYESLKMSEDEVELVHRLGNKREAEEILSMMRSNKLFEEAVDELIEKGSLDAELMAAIHAMRTKLQFNLTNKDCEVINTKMLLPNMRVECSVTAKGRQLAFISLIKEVSERGVRIDPPMIKRRPANLLQFKVIKCRVRRQGDADYEFALRVEEQKTETPGIVWLGHSSDIRKMAIRESERLELNQDTLFRRVEASEYEPEMRSAHGSANDYKIKGKIIDMSAGGMKLSITQKLEDPLKNGEILLFHLSGASLLENMAATVLATIPSGKQLNVHLQFRDSNALMRIKLFQFLHRYKQQQVAA
- a CDS encoding alpha/beta hydrolase; amino-acid sequence: MTDQPRRKLEFLHANGFPGSSYRQLFQNFEDFDVHFVESLGQFEKGLPQDWESIADQVLTQMNSHQPSVGVGHSLGAVILLYAAEQRPEAFTNIILLDPPLFAFSKRASLWLLKKFGKMDWVTPARTALRRREAFSSHQEAFDQLRKRSFFHKFSDQVLIDYVSNGFIEQADCVRLRIPKELEYHLFQTIPLHFSKSWKGLKGHLVFASDKGVLQQSERKELRRTLPGFQQTAFIGGHMFPLEQPEQTAEVIRTLVNSRD